A region of Gracilinanus agilis isolate LMUSP501 chromosome 3, AgileGrace, whole genome shotgun sequence DNA encodes the following proteins:
- the LOC123239579 gene encoding norrin, which yields MRNHVLAASISMLSLLAIMGDTDSKMDSAFMMDSDPGRCMRHHYVDSISHPLYKCSSKMVLLARCEGHCSQPSRSEPLVSFSTVLKQPFRSTCHCCRPQTSKLKALRLRCSGGMRLTATYRYILSCHCEECSS from the exons aTGAGAAATCATGTACTAGCAGCGTCAATTTCAATGCTCTCCCTGCTGGCGATTATGGGAGATACAGACAGCAAAATGGACAGTGCCTTCATGATGGACTCAGACCCTGGGCGCTGCATGAGGCATCACTATGTGGATTCTATCAGTCACCCTTTGTACAAATGCAGCTCAAAG atGGTGCTGTTGGCTAGGTGTGAAGGGCATTGCAGTCAGCCCTCCCGTTCTGAGCCTCTCGTCTCCTTCAGCACAGTTCTGAAGCAACCCTTCCGCTCTACCTGCCACTGCTGCCGGCCCCAGACCTCCAAACTGAAGGCCCTGAGGCTTCGATGCTCTGGAGGAATGAGGCTCACAGCCACCTACCGGTACATCCTCTCCTGTCACTGTGAAGAGTGCAGTTCCTAA